The Mucilaginibacter terrenus genome has a segment encoding these proteins:
- a CDS encoding TonB-dependent receptor codes for MRKHLLLFIFSLFAAVAAFAQTTTSSMSGVVVDEKGLPLPGVTITALHTPTGTNYATVSRVDGRYNLPNLRVGGPYTVTFSFIGFNTQTQRDINLTLGQEFKIDSKLMPTSTQLGEVVVTSTQNKVINNSRTGSQEIITRTQIDRLPTISRSIYDYTKLTPSANGTSFGGRNGNGNNLTVDGALFNNSFGLSSTLGGQANSQPISLDAIEQIQVAVSPFDVTQGRFAGTGINTVTKSGTNEFRGSVYYYKRSAGLVGLHAGTADVLKPSVDYNQRGISLGGPIIKNKLFLFVSGEQERISDPATSFTALRSGQSAGGSISQASYDDLTKLHDFLQTKYGYDAGAFENYQLRTQSDKITAKLDWNINKNNTLSFKYFYLKSFRDVPPSNSGAQGSRSAGSQTLPFFSSYYTINNNFNIGIMELNTRISDKFANKLIVGYQALRDFRESPGGGSFPLVDILTPSGTNTLTSFGYEPFTANNLLNTDTYQASDNFTYFAGKHEFNIGASFELNKFKNGFAPNYNGGYRFASLQDFYDSANNGLPLAKRYDFRYSALPGGEFPFANIKSYTIGFYVQDKFQVTDNFKLTYGVRADIPVFNTTSEFNSNAAALTKFQGGYQVLTNQYPKSSVQISPRVGFNWDVNGDNSTQVRGGLGIFQGPVPYVYISNQASNNGVQFGSYSLVPGTGGVLATDPRLIFNPDVNANRPKTAAANTSYNLVVNDKNFKFPSNFRANVAVDQKLPFGVIGTLEGIYSKDINASYFVNVALPTTGTTLAGPDPRFRYSSTSVYPSIPAAQGGNTAANPNITDAIVTKNTSKGYTYSITGQLQRTFKNLYVSLAYTYQDARSVNDGGSIAQSTWRDRPVTNDPNADIAQYTNFRQPNRIIGAISYRKEYIGHLATSIGLTYEAANAGSASYTYSGDVNGDGQTSNDLLYVPKDANDIILVKDNSSSFTDPRSTAQIWGQLNAYINQDPYLSKRRGKYAERNGLVLPYYHLVNLNFTQDLYQTTGKVKNTLRFEFNIINFGNFLYRNWGNFKFVNRTGILSFKGVDAATGKPTYSFPLLDNNNLIPLTNSFGNGVSQSSRWQAQIGLRYLFN; via the coding sequence ATGAGGAAGCATTTACTTCTATTTATCTTCTCCCTGTTTGCTGCGGTTGCTGCATTTGCACAAACCACAACCAGTAGCATGTCAGGGGTTGTAGTTGACGAGAAGGGTTTGCCGCTGCCGGGCGTTACTATTACGGCGCTGCACACCCCAACCGGAACCAACTACGCCACCGTATCACGTGTGGATGGCCGTTACAACTTGCCTAACTTACGTGTAGGCGGCCCTTACACCGTTACGTTTTCTTTTATCGGCTTTAACACCCAAACACAGCGTGACATCAACCTTACGTTAGGCCAGGAGTTCAAGATCGACTCTAAATTAATGCCGACCAGCACTCAGTTGGGTGAGGTTGTTGTAACCAGCACACAAAACAAGGTTATCAACAACTCACGTACAGGTTCACAGGAAATTATCACCCGTACACAGATCGACCGTTTGCCAACCATCAGCCGTTCTATTTATGATTACACCAAGTTAACTCCATCTGCGAATGGTACCAGCTTTGGTGGTCGTAACGGTAACGGTAACAACTTAACCGTTGACGGTGCTTTGTTTAACAACTCTTTCGGTCTGTCAAGCACTTTAGGTGGCCAGGCAAACTCCCAGCCTATATCTCTCGACGCTATCGAGCAGATCCAGGTTGCAGTTTCTCCATTTGACGTTACCCAGGGTCGTTTTGCAGGTACAGGTATCAACACCGTTACCAAATCTGGTACAAACGAATTCAGAGGTAGCGTTTACTACTACAAACGTTCTGCAGGTTTAGTTGGCTTACATGCCGGAACTGCTGATGTACTTAAACCAAGCGTTGATTACAACCAACGCGGTATCAGCTTAGGCGGCCCCATCATTAAGAATAAATTATTCTTGTTTGTATCTGGCGAGCAGGAAAGAATCAGCGACCCCGCTACATCTTTCACCGCTTTACGTTCTGGTCAGTCAGCAGGTGGCAGTATTTCACAAGCTTCTTATGACGACCTGACCAAACTGCACGATTTCCTTCAAACTAAATACGGTTACGACGCTGGTGCTTTCGAAAACTACCAGTTACGTACACAGTCTGACAAGATTACTGCTAAACTGGACTGGAACATCAACAAGAACAATACTTTATCATTTAAGTATTTTTACCTGAAATCGTTCCGTGATGTGCCTCCAAGCAACTCCGGTGCACAGGGTAGCCGTAGCGCAGGTTCACAAACTTTGCCTTTCTTCTCTTCTTACTATACCATCAATAACAACTTTAACATTGGTATAATGGAGTTGAACACCCGCATCAGCGACAAATTTGCTAATAAGCTGATTGTTGGTTACCAGGCATTGCGCGACTTCCGTGAGTCACCAGGCGGTGGTTCATTCCCGTTGGTGGATATCTTGACTCCATCAGGCACTAACACCTTAACCTCTTTTGGTTACGAGCCGTTCACTGCAAACAACTTGCTGAACACTGATACTTACCAGGCGTCTGATAACTTTACTTACTTTGCCGGTAAGCACGAGTTTAACATTGGCGCAAGCTTTGAGTTAAACAAGTTTAAAAACGGTTTTGCACCTAACTACAATGGTGGTTACCGTTTTGCAAGCCTTCAGGATTTTTATGATTCTGCTAATAACGGCTTGCCTTTGGCTAAACGTTACGATTTCCGTTACTCTGCACTGCCAGGCGGTGAGTTTCCGTTTGCTAACATTAAATCTTACACAATCGGTTTCTATGTACAGGATAAATTCCAGGTAACCGATAACTTTAAGTTAACTTACGGTGTACGTGCAGATATCCCTGTATTTAACACTACCAGCGAGTTCAACTCAAACGCTGCTGCTTTAACTAAATTCCAGGGCGGTTACCAGGTGCTTACCAACCAGTATCCAAAGTCAAGCGTGCAGATATCTCCACGTGTTGGTTTCAACTGGGATGTTAACGGCGACAACAGCACTCAGGTACGTGGTGGTTTAGGTATATTCCAGGGCCCGGTTCCTTACGTGTACATATCTAACCAGGCCAGCAACAACGGTGTGCAGTTTGGTTCATATAGCCTTGTACCGGGAACTGGTGGCGTATTAGCTACTGACCCTCGCCTGATTTTCAACCCTGATGTTAATGCAAACAGGCCAAAGACAGCTGCTGCAAATACATCTTACAACCTGGTAGTTAACGATAAGAACTTTAAGTTCCCGTCAAACTTCCGTGCTAACGTAGCGGTTGACCAGAAATTACCGTTTGGTGTAATTGGTACCTTAGAAGGTATCTACAGCAAGGACATCAATGCTTCTTACTTTGTTAACGTTGCCTTGCCTACAACCGGTACAACACTTGCTGGTCCTGATCCACGTTTCCGTTACAGCAGCACTTCAGTTTACCCTTCTATTCCAGCTGCTCAGGGTGGTAACACTGCTGCTAACCCTAACATTACTGATGCTATTGTTACTAAAAACACCAGCAAAGGTTACACTTACAGCATCACAGGCCAGTTACAGCGTACTTTCAAAAACCTGTATGTGAGCCTGGCTTATACATACCAGGATGCACGTTCGGTTAACGACGGTGGTTCTATCGCTCAGTCAACCTGGAGAGACCGCCCGGTTACTAACGATCCTAACGCTGACATTGCACAGTACACCAACTTCCGTCAGCCAAACCGTATCATCGGTGCTATATCTTACCGCAAAGAGTATATTGGCCATTTGGCAACTTCAATTGGTTTAACTTACGAAGCTGCTAACGCAGGTTCTGCTTCTTACACCTACAGCGGCGACGTTAACGGTGACGGACAAACCAGCAATGACCTGCTTTACGTACCAAAAGATGCTAATGACATCATCCTGGTAAAAGATAATAGCAGTTCTTTCACCGACCCTCGTTCTACTGCCCAGATATGGGGCCAGCTAAACGCTTACATTAACCAGGATCCTTACCTGAGCAAGCGTCGTGGTAAATATGCTGAGCGTAATGGTTTGGTATTACCTTATTACCACCTGGTTAACCTGAACTTTACTCAGGACCTTTACCAAACAACCGGTAAAGTTAAAAACACCCTGCGTTTTGAGTTCAACATCATCAACTTCGGTAATTTCCTTTACAGGAACTGGGGTAACTTTAAGTTTGTTAACCGTACCGGCATCCTTTCTTTCAAAGGTGTTGACGCCGCTACCGGTAAACCAACTTACTCTTTCCCGTTACTGGATAACAACAACCTGATCCCGCTTACCAACTCATTTGGTAATGGTGTGTCACAGTCTTCACGCTGGCAGGCACAAATCGGTTTACGTTACTTGTTCAACTAA
- a CDS encoding SelT/SelW/SelH family protein, whose amino-acid sequence MKPTITIEYCPKCNWLLRAAYMAQELLTTFSDELHGVTLQPSEVAGRYSISIEDKLIFDRKEQGRFPEIKELKQLVRDMISPDKSLGHSDKS is encoded by the coding sequence ATGAAGCCGACAATTACTATAGAATACTGCCCAAAGTGCAATTGGTTACTGCGCGCCGCTTACATGGCGCAGGAACTGCTAACTACCTTTAGCGATGAACTGCATGGTGTAACTTTACAACCAAGCGAAGTGGCAGGCAGGTATAGTATTAGCATAGAAGATAAGCTTATTTTTGACAGGAAAGAACAAGGCAGGTTTCCGGAAATAAAGGAGTTGAAACAGTTAGTAAGGGATATGATCAGCCCCGACAAAAGTTTGGGGCATTCTGATAAATCTTAA
- the lpdA gene encoding dihydrolipoyl dehydrogenase, protein MDYDLIVIGSGPGGYVAAIRASQLGLKTAIVEKESLGGICLNWGCIPTKALLKSAQVFEYLNHAADYGITTQGGEVNFEAVIKRSRGVADGMSKGVQFLMKKNKIDVLMGHGLLKSKGTVTVKMNDGTAKDFTAKHIILATGGRSRELPNLKQDGKKVIGYRQAMVLPQQPKSMVVVGSGAIGIEFAYFYNALGTKVTVVEYLDNIVPLEDEEVSKGLLRSLKKQGINIMTGSTVESVDTNGEGCRVNVKTASGNVVLEADIVLSAIGISTNLEGIGLEENGVKTDKGKVLVDDFYKTNVEGVYAIGDIVKGQALAHVASAEGIICVEKIAGHNPEPLDYNNIPGCTYCSPEVASVGYTEKAAKEAGYDIKVGKFPFSASGKASAAGAKDGFVKVIFDAKYGEFLGAHMLGYNVTEMIAEVVTARKLEATGHEIIKSVHPHPTMSEAVMEAAADAYGEVIHL, encoded by the coding sequence ATGGACTACGATCTGATTGTTATAGGTTCGGGCCCGGGTGGCTACGTTGCAGCTATACGTGCATCGCAACTGGGTTTAAAAACCGCTATCGTTGAGAAAGAATCACTGGGCGGGATATGCCTAAACTGGGGCTGTATACCTACCAAAGCGTTGCTTAAAAGCGCGCAGGTATTTGAATACCTTAACCACGCTGCCGATTATGGCATTACCACGCAGGGCGGCGAAGTAAACTTTGAAGCAGTTATCAAACGGAGCCGCGGCGTTGCTGATGGTATGAGCAAAGGCGTGCAGTTCCTGATGAAAAAGAATAAGATAGACGTTTTAATGGGTCACGGCTTGCTTAAGAGTAAAGGCACCGTAACCGTTAAAATGAATGACGGCACAGCTAAAGATTTTACAGCTAAGCACATTATATTAGCTACGGGTGGCCGCTCACGCGAATTACCTAACCTTAAACAGGATGGTAAGAAAGTAATTGGTTACCGCCAGGCTATGGTGTTGCCTCAGCAGCCAAAGTCAATGGTAGTAGTGGGTTCAGGTGCTATAGGTATAGAGTTCGCATACTTCTACAACGCTTTAGGAACCAAAGTTACTGTTGTAGAGTACCTTGATAACATTGTTCCACTGGAGGATGAAGAGGTATCAAAAGGTTTATTACGCAGCCTTAAAAAACAGGGCATTAACATCATGACAGGTTCTACTGTTGAATCTGTCGATACCAACGGGGAAGGCTGCCGTGTAAATGTAAAAACAGCCAGCGGCAACGTTGTGCTGGAAGCTGATATTGTACTGTCCGCTATTGGCATTTCTACCAACCTTGAAGGTATCGGCCTTGAAGAAAATGGCGTAAAAACCGACAAAGGAAAAGTATTGGTTGACGATTTCTACAAAACTAATGTTGAAGGCGTTTATGCAATTGGCGACATTGTAAAAGGGCAGGCGCTTGCACACGTTGCATCTGCCGAAGGTATCATTTGCGTTGAGAAAATAGCCGGCCACAACCCTGAGCCTCTAGACTACAATAACATACCGGGCTGTACCTACTGCTCGCCTGAAGTTGCATCTGTAGGTTACACCGAAAAAGCTGCAAAAGAAGCAGGCTACGACATTAAAGTAGGTAAGTTTCCTTTCTCAGCATCTGGTAAGGCTAGCGCTGCGGGTGCAAAGGATGGCTTTGTTAAAGTGATATTTGACGCTAAATACGGCGAGTTTCTTGGCGCGCACATGCTGGGCTATAATGTTACCGAGATGATAGCCGAAGTGGTGACCGCCCGTAAACTGGAAGCTACCGGCCATGAGATCATCAAGTCTGTACATCCTCATCCGACCATGAGTGAAGCGGTGATGGAAGCCGCCGCTGATGCTTACGGCGAAGTGATACATTTATAA
- a CDS encoding carboxylesterase/lipase family protein translates to MKKLSIIVLLQIAAISVFAQPSTQVKTVNGTVEGVTEKSGVVSYKGIPFAQPPIGELRWKDPQPVNNWTGVRKCDAFGYNAMQKKVFGDMGFRSPGMSEDCLYLNVWVPAKKTKEKMPVLVYFYGGGFVAGDGSEARYDGESMAKRGIISLTVNYRLGVFGFLSHPELSKESPHHSSGNYGLLDQNAALKWVQANIEAFGGDPKRVTIAGESAGSMSVSAQMVSPLSKNLINGAIGESGAMLGPLAPAPLSTGESNGVKFAEKIGATTLTALRALPADQLLELASKPGNPSISFIVDGYFFIKKPIETFSAGEQAHVPLLVGWNSAEIPFQAFMYGNAPTPENYMKQLKTFYGEKADEVAKLYPGTTEAEVIKSATELASDRFIVYSTWKWTDVHAQTSGQPVYRYIFSKVKPPMTAKMAGATPGLAGGMNKSDPAKPTPPKGPEPYAGAPHAFEIEYAMGNLATNESYQWSAADYKVSNTMETYFANFVKTGNPNGSGVPKWVANTKGSPVHFINLDVKTVLEKETPQLRGRYVFLDKEYTK, encoded by the coding sequence ATGAAAAAACTATCTATTATCGTGCTGCTGCAAATTGCTGCCATAAGCGTTTTTGCACAGCCATCAACGCAGGTGAAAACGGTAAATGGCACCGTAGAAGGCGTTACCGAAAAATCGGGCGTTGTTAGCTACAAGGGCATCCCGTTCGCCCAGCCGCCAATTGGCGAACTGCGCTGGAAAGATCCGCAACCGGTTAACAACTGGACAGGTGTGCGCAAGTGCGATGCGTTTGGCTACAACGCAATGCAGAAAAAGGTATTTGGAGATATGGGCTTCCGGTCCCCGGGTATGAGCGAAGATTGCCTGTATCTCAACGTATGGGTACCTGCTAAAAAAACTAAAGAAAAGATGCCGGTGCTGGTGTATTTCTACGGCGGTGGCTTTGTGGCCGGCGACGGTTCCGAAGCACGCTACGATGGCGAGAGCATGGCTAAGAGAGGCATTATATCACTTACTGTAAACTATCGCCTGGGAGTATTCGGATTTTTGTCGCACCCGGAGCTGAGCAAAGAATCGCCGCATCATTCGTCTGGTAATTATGGATTGTTGGATCAGAACGCTGCGCTAAAGTGGGTTCAGGCTAATATCGAAGCATTTGGCGGTGACCCTAAGCGGGTAACTATTGCGGGTGAATCTGCCGGTTCTATGTCTGTTTCCGCGCAAATGGTATCGCCACTATCAAAGAATCTCATCAATGGCGCTATTGGTGAAAGCGGTGCCATGCTGGGCCCGTTAGCACCAGCCCCACTAAGTACCGGCGAAAGCAATGGGGTAAAATTTGCAGAAAAAATAGGTGCCACAACATTAACCGCTTTACGCGCGCTTCCGGCAGATCAACTATTAGAACTGGCGTCTAAGCCAGGTAACCCATCTATAAGTTTTATTGTAGATGGTTATTTTTTCATAAAAAAACCTATAGAGACATTTTCGGCAGGGGAGCAGGCACATGTTCCTTTATTAGTAGGCTGGAACTCGGCCGAAATACCTTTCCAGGCTTTTATGTACGGAAACGCGCCAACGCCTGAAAACTACATGAAACAGTTGAAAACGTTTTACGGCGAAAAAGCTGATGAAGTGGCTAAGTTATATCCTGGTACTACAGAGGCTGAGGTTATTAAATCTGCAACTGAACTGGCTAGCGATAGGTTTATAGTTTATAGCACCTGGAAATGGACGGATGTTCACGCACAAACAAGCGGCCAACCGGTTTATCGTTATATATTCTCGAAAGTTAAACCGCCTATGACTGCTAAGATGGCGGGCGCAACGCCGGGTTTAGCAGGTGGCATGAACAAAAGCGACCCAGCAAAGCCTACGCCGCCAAAAGGCCCAGAGCCGTATGCTGGTGCGCCACATGCTTTCGAGATAGAATATGCCATGGGTAACCTGGCAACTAACGAAAGTTACCAGTGGTCAGCAGCAGACTACAAGGTATCAAACACTATGGAAACCTACTTTGCCAACTTTGTAAAAACTGGTAACCCTAACGGTAGCGGCGTTCCTAAATGGGTTGCAAACACTAAAGGTAGCCCGGTGCATTTCATTAACCTTGATGTGAAAACCGTCCTGGAAAAGGAAACTCCTCAGTTAAGGGGCAGGTACGTATTTTTAGATAAAGAGTATACCAAATAA
- a CDS encoding NUDIX hydrolase, which yields MSSTKPNESDPAGKGFIPHLAIDAVIFGFHDNQLKVLIMRYSKTGLNALPGGFVRDNEDLNQAAKRVAQERTGLSDIFLEQFYVFGDVSRHDPSPFITFMEANETTTNDLKKHWLLQRFISVGYFALVDFTKVSPTPDKIFDSCEWCDLTALPPLIQDHNTIVEKALQSLREKLDDKLIGFNLLPEEFTMAELQALYETILNKKLLRPAFQRKMLALGKLERIAKKFSGGAHKAPYLYKFRGK from the coding sequence ATGAGTTCGACCAAACCTAACGAGAGTGATCCTGCGGGTAAAGGGTTCATCCCGCATTTAGCTATAGACGCTGTCATATTTGGCTTTCATGACAACCAACTGAAGGTATTAATAATGCGCTATAGCAAAACCGGCCTAAATGCGCTGCCCGGAGGTTTTGTACGAGATAATGAAGATCTAAACCAGGCAGCCAAACGGGTTGCACAAGAACGTACTGGCCTGTCTGATATTTTTCTGGAGCAATTTTATGTGTTTGGCGATGTATCCCGGCATGACCCCTCCCCATTTATTACCTTTATGGAGGCCAATGAAACAACTACTAACGATCTAAAGAAACATTGGTTGTTACAGCGTTTTATCAGTGTGGGCTACTTTGCCCTGGTAGATTTCACAAAGGTAAGCCCAACACCCGACAAGATTTTTGACAGCTGCGAATGGTGTGACCTAACAGCACTGCCACCATTAATTCAGGATCACAACACCATAGTAGAGAAAGCCCTACAATCCCTAAGGGAAAAGCTGGACGATAAACTAATTGGCTTTAATCTTTTGCCGGAGGAATTTACTATGGCCGAATTACAGGCCCTATATGAAACCATCTTAAACAAAAAACTGCTGAGGCCTGCTTTCCAACGGAAAATGCTGGCACTGGGCAAATTGGAGCGTATAGCAAAAAAATTTAGCGGCGGCGCTCACAAAGCTCCCTACCTATACAAATTCAGAGGTAAATAG
- a CDS encoding MBL fold metallo-hydrolase codes for MKNVLAADGPKTDHFEVAKGVWGLKTVFVNLYMIAINKNDWVLVDAGLKGSADKILTMANELFGNNPPKAIILTHGHFDHVGNIETLLKNWDVPVFVHPLELPYVTGGSAYPPPDPTSGGGLMSLLSVTYPYKSINLGNRVHQLDSGEHLPFLTDWKYIHTPGHAPGHISLFREKDRLLISGDAFVSTRQESAFAVATQKKVISGPPRYFTYNWPAAKKTVLKLRELAPAIAATGHGKPMYGEELIKGLDELIDNFDADAVPSNGRYVHKPAKANRKGVQYVPEKSINQLLVASILLVSGSVAFIVARKLIKNSLL; via the coding sequence ATGAAGAATGTATTAGCGGCAGATGGCCCAAAAACCGACCACTTTGAGGTAGCAAAAGGTGTTTGGGGATTGAAGACAGTTTTTGTAAACCTGTATATGATCGCCATAAACAAAAACGATTGGGTATTGGTAGATGCCGGCCTTAAAGGATCAGCAGATAAGATACTTACTATGGCTAACGAGCTTTTTGGTAACAACCCACCCAAAGCTATTATTCTAACTCATGGACATTTCGATCATGTAGGGAATATAGAAACGTTGCTTAAGAACTGGGATGTACCTGTATTTGTACATCCGTTAGAACTTCCATATGTTACAGGAGGGTCGGCCTATCCACCTCCGGATCCTACATCAGGTGGTGGACTAATGAGCTTGCTTTCTGTAACCTATCCGTACAAATCAATAAACCTGGGCAACAGGGTGCACCAGCTAGACTCAGGAGAGCACTTGCCATTCTTAACCGACTGGAAGTATATACACACTCCCGGGCATGCTCCTGGGCATATTTCGTTATTCCGAGAGAAAGACAGGTTATTAATAAGTGGCGACGCTTTTGTAAGCACCAGGCAGGAGTCTGCGTTTGCAGTAGCTACACAAAAGAAAGTTATTTCGGGTCCGCCAAGGTATTTCACTTACAACTGGCCTGCAGCAAAAAAAACAGTGTTGAAATTACGCGAGTTAGCACCTGCTATTGCCGCAACCGGGCACGGTAAACCTATGTATGGTGAAGAGTTAATAAAGGGTCTGGACGAACTGATAGATAACTTTGACGCAGACGCAGTACCATCTAACGGAAGATACGTACATAAGCCTGCAAAAGCTAACAGGAAAGGCGTACAGTATGTACCTGAAAAATCAATAAACCAGCTTCTTGTTGCATCAATCTTACTTGTATCAGGTTCGGTGGCGTTTATAGTGGCCAGGAAATTAATTAAGAATTCACTATTGTAA
- a CDS encoding FAD-dependent oxidoreductase, protein MENSTATERKQILRDSKTRSIWQKGPFSLENKSGAFNRDVIYDALIVGGGITGITTALLLQKQGKQCIIAEAYTLGFGTTGGTSAHLNTFFDTTYPEVEQDFGEDSAKLLAECGKESFGLIEQLVKEYNIDCDLAYKDGYVYAETDEEVKVLDEILEATKRAGIAAEEANINGVSVPFKKSIVLKNQGQFHPIKYIFALAEQFVAAGGIILENTFIRETSYQDNTHIAKADDVSIKSRDLVYATHLPPGLNLMDFYCAPYRSYVMGFRLTDESAYPDALSYDSKEPYHYFRTHVVDGKKYLLVGGEDHKTGHDSPEESFQRLEDYVRLYYNVSEVSFKWSAQYYTSSDGLPFIGHLPGGYNNLYVATGYNGNGMMFGTISGKILNDIILGKENKYTSLYNPARVKPVAGFTEFVKENADVAYRFIADRLSADTIDSFKELKADTGTIVKYEGEKLAVYKDAEGKVTCLNPVCTHAKCIVAFNDAEKSWDCPCHGGRFDLDGKVLTGPPRADLEKINIH, encoded by the coding sequence ATGGAAAACTCGACCGCTACAGAACGCAAGCAAATATTACGTGACAGCAAAACCCGCAGCATTTGGCAAAAAGGGCCTTTTTCTTTGGAAAATAAGTCAGGAGCCTTTAATAGAGATGTTATATATGATGCCTTGATTGTTGGCGGAGGGATAACCGGTATCACTACTGCCCTACTGTTGCAAAAACAAGGCAAACAGTGCATCATTGCCGAAGCCTACACACTTGGCTTTGGTACCACAGGCGGTACAAGTGCACACCTTAATACCTTTTTTGACACTACCTACCCCGAAGTAGAACAGGACTTTGGCGAAGACAGCGCAAAGTTGCTGGCTGAATGCGGCAAAGAATCATTTGGCCTTATTGAGCAACTGGTAAAAGAATACAACATAGACTGCGACCTGGCTTATAAAGACGGTTACGTGTATGCCGAAACAGACGAGGAGGTAAAGGTGCTGGATGAGATACTTGAAGCAACAAAGCGCGCCGGGATTGCTGCCGAAGAGGCGAATATCAATGGTGTTTCAGTTCCGTTTAAAAAATCAATCGTTTTAAAAAATCAGGGACAGTTCCATCCCATTAAGTACATTTTTGCGCTCGCCGAACAATTTGTAGCTGCCGGTGGGATCATTCTCGAAAATACATTCATTCGTGAAACCAGCTACCAGGACAATACACATATAGCTAAAGCAGATGATGTAAGTATTAAAAGCCGCGACCTGGTATATGCCACGCACCTGCCACCAGGTTTAAACCTGATGGACTTTTACTGCGCCCCTTACCGCAGTTATGTTATGGGTTTCAGGCTTACCGATGAATCAGCCTACCCTGATGCACTATCTTATGACAGCAAGGAGCCATACCACTACTTTCGTACACACGTTGTTGACGGAAAGAAATACCTGCTGGTAGGCGGCGAAGATCATAAAACTGGGCACGATAGTCCGGAAGAATCTTTCCAGCGCCTAGAAGACTATGTACGCTTGTACTATAACGTTTCTGAAGTAAGCTTTAAATGGTCGGCGCAATATTACACATCGTCTGATGGATTGCCGTTCATAGGTCATTTACCCGGTGGATACAACAACCTTTACGTAGCTACGGGCTATAATGGAAACGGCATGATGTTCGGCACTATTTCCGGCAAAATCCTTAACGATATAATCCTTGGTAAAGAAAACAAGTACACTTCACTATATAACCCGGCCAGGGTAAAACCTGTGGCGGGCTTTACTGAATTTGTTAAAGAGAATGCTGATGTGGCTTATCGCTTCATTGCAGACCGTTTGTCAGCTGACACGATTGATTCTTTCAAAGAGCTAAAGGCTGATACCGGCACAATAGTAAAATACGAGGGAGAAAAACTTGCTGTTTATAAAGATGCTGAAGGGAAAGTAACATGTCTAAATCCGGTTTGTACACATGCTAAATGTATAGTGGCGTTTAACGACGCAGAAAAAAGCTGGGATTGCCCATGTCACGGCGGCCGCTTTGATTTAGACGGAAAAGTTTTAACAGGCCCGCCGCGTGCAGATCTCGAAAAAATAAACATTCATTAA
- a CDS encoding sterol desaturase family protein has protein sequence MLEFLATLSETRLWLIFLAENLTVTAIALFAGWLTLKLCIKSAAWPSRAEFGICIITNLVNTIITYLGFRLWDYGFIIFRFDFSWTILPHFLLLFIGMDFLMYVFHYFIHHSVFYKPIHRFHHQYEHPTPIDLFVLHPLETVSFGALWLILLIVYSFNIYAVAVYLTVNVAFGIAGHLGTEPLPAKYRSNALLKFIGTSSFHHDHHADINYNFGFYTSIWDRLFGTFKP, from the coding sequence ATGCTGGAATTTCTAGCTACACTATCTGAAACCCGATTGTGGCTGATATTTCTTGCAGAAAACCTTACGGTAACAGCTATAGCGCTTTTTGCCGGTTGGCTTACGCTTAAGCTTTGCATAAAGTCCGCCGCCTGGCCAAGCCGGGCAGAGTTTGGCATTTGTATAATAACTAACCTGGTTAATACTATAATTACGTACCTGGGCTTCCGCCTGTGGGACTACGGTTTTATTATTTTTAGGTTTGACTTCTCATGGACGATCCTGCCACACTTTCTGCTGCTATTTATAGGTATGGATTTCCTGATGTATGTTTTCCATTACTTCATCCATCACTCGGTGTTCTATAAACCAATCCACAGGTTTCATCATCAATACGAGCATCCCACACCTATAGACCTGTTTGTGCTGCACCCGCTGGAGACGGTTAGTTTTGGTGCGCTTTGGCTTATCCTGCTTATTGTTTATTCCTTTAACATTTACGCGGTAGCCGTTTATCTCACCGTAAACGTAGCCTTTGGCATCGCCGGACATTTGGGAACAGAGCCGCTGCCGGCTAAGTACAGAAGCAATGCGCTGTTAAAATTCATTGGCACTTCGTCGTTCCATCACGATCATCATGCCGACATAAATTACAACTTCGGCTTTTATACTTCTATTTGGGATAGGCTGTTCGGCACTTTTAAACCTTAA